CTACCGACTCCTCGAAGCAGGCCCCAACCCGGCTTGACGGGACATAGGAGCGTCACCCCTTACTGCGGAGTAAGGGGTGTCACCCCTTGTTCAACGCGTCAGTGGGCGGCGGAGCCGACGTACTGCTCGGCGAGGGCGTCGGCGTCGAGTTCGTCGGGTTCGCCGGCAAACGCGACCTCGCCCTTGTTCAGCAGATAGACGTAGTCCGCGACGTCGAGGGCGCGGGCGACGTACTGCTCGACGAGCAGGAGCGCGGCGCCGCGGTTCGCCAGGAGCGCGAGGAACTCGAAGACCTCGTCGACGATCTTCGGGGCCAGGCCCATGCTGACCTCGTCGAGGAGGACGAAGCGAGGCTTCTGGACGTAGGCGCGCGCGAGGGCGAGCATCTGCTGCTCGCCGCCGCTCATGGTTCCGGCGACCTGGTTGATGCGCTCGCCGAGACGGGGGAACGCCTCGACGGCGGAGGAGATCGCCTTCTCCTCCTCCCCCGGGCGGCTGAACGTCACGAGGTTCTCCCGCACCGTCAGGCTGCGGAAGACCCCGCGACCCTCGGGGATGTGGCAGACCCCGCGGCGCATCAGGCGGTCCGGGTCCGCGCCGGTGACGTCGTGCCCGTCGATCAGGACCGACCCCGACTTCGGGGTCAGCAGACCGCTCGCGGCGCGGAGCAGCGTCGTCTTGCCGGCCCCGTTCGGGCCGAGCAGGGCGACGACCGACCCGGGCGGGACGATCAGGTTCACCTTGCGCAGCACCGTGGTGGCGCCGTACCCGGCGGTGAGGTCACGCAGGACCAGCATCGCGTCGCTCCCGTCTTGAAAAGCCGTCAGATCCGGGTGCCCGCG
The genomic region above belongs to Sporichthya brevicatena and contains:
- a CDS encoding ABC transporter ATP-binding protein; this translates as MLVLRDLTAGYGATTVLRKVNLIVPPGSVVALLGPNGAGKTTLLRAASGLLTPKSGSVLIDGHDVTGADPDRLMRRGVCHIPEGRGVFRSLTVRENLVTFSRPGEEEKAISSAVEAFPRLGERINQVAGTMSGGEQQMLALARAYVQKPRFVLLDEVSMGLAPKIVDEVFEFLALLANRGAALLLVEQYVARALDVADYVYLLNKGEVAFAGEPDELDADALAEQYVGSAAH